In Crassostrea angulata isolate pt1a10 chromosome 6, ASM2561291v2, whole genome shotgun sequence, a genomic segment contains:
- the LOC128186511 gene encoding 39S ribosomal protein L3, mitochondrial-like, which yields MASLICKFSGCLQSILLREASCCSRILINHEHKRYRKRSRKPAPWFEPRKTGKLTYGVTDENVADLKQQVWEDSFKPDSPIRVEFLERKGLTDNMIASQYQVDKNFKWKFNTKRTGVIAIKLGMIPQWTKEGEKVMCTVLQVLDNHVIRYTPPEDFQKSQGFHPWFSKNVGSMVVGTLSCSPLLFSKRYNNLFLEAGVAPKRKLTRFLVSPECKLAPGTKLRACHFRVDDYVDVSAKTIGHAFQGVVKRWGFKGQSATHRGGKSWRRAGATGGGRSQAGTRRGKKMAGHMGMDWNTQKGLKILRMDNKYDVIYVKGVVPGPDHCYVRVMDTVLNHRRKGLMKNPPSCPTLLEDSAQKLPSEVLSSDLFDFRDDSISISAE from the exons ATGGcgagtttgatatgtaaattttcaGGATGTTTGCAAAGCATTTTACTGAGAGAAGCAAGTTGTTGTAGCAG AATCCTTATAAATCACGAACATAAGAGATATCGCAAAAGAAGCAGAAAGCCTGCACCATGGTTTGAACCAAGGAAAACTGGAAAATTAACATATGGAGTTACAGATGAAAATGTGGCGGACTTAAAGCAGCAAGTATGGGAGGATTCATTTAAACCAGATTCTCCTATCAGGGTGGAATTCTTGGAAAGGAAAGGCTTGACTGATAACATGATCGCCAGCCAGTATCAAGTTGACAAAAACTTCAAGTGGAAGTTTAA CACAAAAAGGACAGGTGTTATTGCAATCAAGCTAGGAATGATTCCACAATGGACCAAGGAAGGAGAAAAGGTCATGTGTACAGTTTTACAG GTACTTGATAATCATGTGATTAGATACACCCCTCCTGAGGATTTCCAGAAATCGCAGGGATTTCATCCCTGGTTTTCAAAGAATGTAGGATCCATGGTGGTTGGAACACTCTCTTGTAGCCCTCTACTG TTCTCCAAAAGATACAATAACTTATTTCTGGAAGCTGGTGTTGCACCTAAAAGGAAACTAACCAGATTTCTTGTGTCCCCAGAATGCAAACTTGCTCCAG GTACAAAGCTCAGAGCATGCCATTTTAGGGTAGATGACTATGTTGATGTCAGTGCCAAGAC CATTGGGCATGCATTTCAAGGAGTTGTAAAGAGGTGGGGATTCAAAGGTCAAAGTGCAACACATCGCGGCGGTAAAAGTTGGAGAAGAGCAGGAGCCACAGGAGGAGGGAGG TCTCAAGCAGGGACAAGGCGTGGCAAGAAAATGGCGGGTCACATGGGCATGGACTGGAACACCCAGAAAGGACTCAAA ATTTTAAGGATGGACAACAAGTATGATGTCATTTACGTGAAAGGGGTGGTACCAGGACCAGACCACTGTTACGTCAGAGTTATGGACACGGTGTTAAATCATCGGAGGAAAGGCCTGATGAAGAACCCTCCCTCCTGCCCTACACTGCTCGAGGACTCTGCTCAAAAGTTGCCAAGTGAAGTACTGTCAAGTGACCTCTTTGATTTCAGAGACGATTCTATTTCCATTAGTGCGGAATAG